Within Helicoverpa zea isolate HzStark_Cry1AcR chromosome 17, ilHelZeax1.1, whole genome shotgun sequence, the genomic segment TCTCTTGCTAGCATCATGGCGGTCGGGCCCCATGTGAGGCGGGCTCACGTCCGGCGGGAACGTGGAGCTGTACAGGTTGTTGTTCTCACTGTAGCTGTGGGACATTTTGGGCGGGGGGACGCTGTCAGGCACCATGGGCTCTGCAGGGTAGTGCGAGGCTGGTCTGATACTCACAGGGTCAGGGAAACGAGGCTTCTTACTTGTTGTGGGTGGAGGCGGAGGCTGCCGATGTTGCAGTGAACTGTTGTTGCTTGGTACCCTTTTATCATCAAAGGATCTTGAGTGAGCATGAGATACATTACTGCCAGATGTCCCAGCTTCAGTTTGCTGAGCATAATACTGGTTCGACATGTTCAAAGACTCCAAGGCACTGGCTTTGGATTGTATGGATTCTTTCTCAAATGGTTCAACATAATGCAAATCAGAGTCAACAGATTTGCACAGTCTGAGTCGGTTCTCACGGATCATGTCCCGTGGGTTGCTGTATGCATCACATAATGTTGCCTGTGGAGTGGCGGTAGCTTCAATATCCAGTGGTGCCTGTTGTTGAGCAGACATTCTTTGCTGTTTTTTCAGCAGAGCCTTTTGCCTAGCTTTCTCCTTTGCTCTTTGAAGTTTCTTATATTCTCTCTCTTGCAACAATCTTGCCAGTTCACCATCTTGAGCCTCCACAGCACACCTCATATCAGCCAGCAGAGCATCTTGGTTGTTGTCCTCATGACTGAGTTCTCTAGCAAGTCTTGCATCTTTTTCTTCCTGTTCCAATCGTCTCCTCATTTCCTCGAGTTCAGTGGGTGACAGGCCCAGCTCTTCAGGATTGAGATCATTAGCAATGGTAGCAACTGGCGGAGGAGCCGGGGGTGCGGCCCGGGAGGAGCTGGGCTGTTGCAGCATATCTGTGCTGCGCTGGCGTCGCTGCCTGCGCAAGTTGATCTCGGCCATCTCTCGCGCGATCTCCGCGTCGATCTCTGCCTGGCGCAGGCGCATCAGCTCGCGCAGGTGCACCTCGTGCTCGATGTCGCGCTGCTCGTTCAGCGCGATGGGGAAGTCCTCGCGGATCTGCTGGTTGCGGTATCTGTTCTCGCAGAGGTGCGATGATATCTCGCGATCCTGCAGGCGATGCGCGAGCGCTCCGTCAGCGCGCACGATCCACTGCTCGCGGAGATCCGTCACGTGGCCGAACTTGGGCATTGTGTCGCTCGCCTGGAACCCGGCCATCGCTAGTGCGCGACGGTAGAAAGTATCTCCTAAACTTTCCAAATAATGTCACCTATATTACACACGGAGTAAGCACGGAGTTACGTTAGCGTAACGTAATACCACTTTATTGTATGTTAGCACGACACGAGTGGCATGGTGACGGCACCAGCCTCAGAGCGATACCACCATTCATAAAACAGCAGAAGCCTTTCACATCTACTTTCTTCGCATTCCGTGAGAATCCTCGATGAACTTTTTACGTTTCCCCTGTGAACTCAGCGTGAACAATGGACGGCAATGTTTGATAATctacataattaattacatcGACTACTCCTCACTCATTCATCCCTCCTccacaacaaataaataaaatattcgaatTGAAAAAACAGAATGACAGACACGGACGACATGACAGAGAGCACTGACATTATGATAGGGATGTGAAAAAATAATCGATTATGGAAATAATCGatttaaaatcgatttttttttaagtaaaaatcgattttgatgcgtatttttatttatatgaataatcgattaataatcgatttttttttaataattcaggCTATTATTACCGATTTTTCATCTGCAACCCCCGACATTCAGTTTGGTTTTCTGGCCCGGGACGCAAACTACCAAAGAATACTATCTCTATGATGTTatattaacgccatctatgtatCTATGACGGCATTCCTTCTGTACCTTTAAGACAGTTTAgttgatttatttaatcaaacattCACTAGATGAAGTCAATGAACTATACTATTTTACCGACATTTGGTTGATAAGTATGTCATTCATTATTCGTTAGTGAAACTCCGTAAAACGAAAGCTTTTCGCGACTAACAGTTTTGAGTGTTATAAAGTGTTATTAAAAGTCTGGTCAACAATTTCTACgcctaaaaacaaaaacaaaatttaatttaacaaatattttaaaaaaccgTACCCAacgaattcaaatttaaatgtttttcacataaatcaacaaaatttaatttttcaaatattaaaaaaaaaaaactaaaaatccatAGCCATATATCCATAGTTCAAATTAAAATGCTTTTCAcaaaaattcacaaaattaaattatttttaatttataaatcaattgatATACTATTTTTGGGACTCATTGtgaaaataattgataaattaggaaaaaaatcgattaatataaaaaaatcgattattttattatgaaaaatcgATTGTTAATTAATCGATTTTTCATAGTGATAAATTAATcgattaataaaaaatcgattttttatgttaaatgtcACATCCCTACATTATGACAATTATTTTTTgacaatgacatgacacaacGACAAGCGAATTCCACAAAAGTGATGCGATGAGTGAAGGAAATGCGtaatagacaatatttttaatacatgaatcgatttaaatcgaAGTGAAATCGAATACTGAATcacatcaataaataatttcaattatataaaattttcgtTATAATTGCTAATCGAATTTTATGCAGGGTAGGATAGAAtagtaactattaagtaaaACAACACCTTCTTGGCTTatcacttatttatttagaataagcataaaaaaaaaacaaaatatttatctgcTTGCTTTGAACGTAGCCAAGGAGGGGCAAATGGGGCACATGCTTCTGCATATTTTtgacaatttataattttattgtcccTGCAAGTATTTCACAAACAATTTttagaaaaattaaatataatcacTCCATAATAACTTAAAACAATACAGTAAATATATCATCTACTTTACCGGTAGATATTTTACCTGTATTTGTGCAGCAAGCGATGACACAGGCCCCATTATAGTCTGCTTTCAGCAGTCTCCACCCTCCCACTCCTGGCTACGCCAATGCTATTTTTTATCGGGAATGTTTCCCGCTAGCTTCCGACGTCTCATTGAACTCCTGGGACACTTGAACTCTTTCTCATCACAAATACTGCCGCAATCTAATTTTGACAAACACATCGTTTGTGAAAAAATGTTCTTGATTTAAAAACTTATGACTGTTGTACTTGTGATAACTCGCCTATCCTTCTCGAGAACTCGCTTAGTCCTTTTCTATTAGCTGTTACGAAAAATAGCTCTTCTGAAACACGAAAAAGCCAGCTCGATAGTCGTGGATACCTGAAAAGGTAAAAAATGCACTAGAAACTGAAAGAAACAAAAGTTAGAGTATCTAGTTCTTTGATGAATGATAATTGACCTCACCTGTTTTTGTCAATAGGCACAAGAATGTTCAGAGTGCTGATAGTAGAAGCAAAGACTATGTCGCTGAGAGTTGGCCAACTGCCGCCGAACCAGGTCCTTCCTAATAACATGCTCTCTAAATCAGAGTAAGCGCATTCGATATCTGCTATTTGTTGCGGCATTACAAAATTACAGTTCTCGTAAAGGATTGGGTACTGAAAGTaaaaaagaagtacctaattGTAAACTCTTTAAAATATGTTCTAATGAATTATTGGCAGATCTGTTATATTTCTTGTGTGCAAACTTTTGTTATACACATTTCTAATTTCTCAGTCAAGTAGGTaacttataaaaaacaaaactggggAACATTTTAGGTAGGGCAGAGTTTTAGGAAGCAGTTATAATGGAACGATACTTACAGCAGCTGCGCGGAACCGCGGATAAAGTGTCCCACTGTTATAATGCATATGTTGGTCCACTAATGAACGGCCTCCAGGGTCTTTGGGCAACAGACGGCCGGAGTCACAATACCGCCCAGCCAAGTATGTACAAATTGCAtgactgcaaaaaaaaattacaataaacgaAGGCTTGGACTACTGCTTCAATTTTAACGAACAGTTATGATATTACCTATCACTTAGAACGAGCTCTCGATCCTTGAAAACTGGCAATGTTTGTAATGGGTTAAGCTGAAATGAAGAGCACATATCGGGTCAAGTAAACTTTTTTATGCTTCACGTGAGGCTGATGCTTCCTCTGAACAGTCTCGTATCAATATAGGCACTAGTCTAGTTTTTCCTTTAGAAATAACCTTACAACGAGCATCTCAGGTGTCCTATGTTCTCCTTTGTCAATGTTGATGTCCACCTCCGTAATGCTCAGGTTCATAGAGTCCAACGCCATCATTACGGCTCGGCAGGCCGGACTTCTGTCTGCTTTCCATAATGTGCAATGCCTGGGTTTTCATTACGAAAAGTAGGTAATTATGGTCACTTTATAGTTAAGCGTAGCTACTTTTCCCTAACACTATAGGGAATGTGTGTAAGTAGTTATACTATTGTTAAGTACGCCGTTTGTGTCAATAAGAGGAAATCAGTATATCATGAGAAGCAAGCAGTACCTATGACCCATGTATTCAACACATCAAGTACCTACCCCTCATTTTACAGGCAGGTGCTTCAGCAGTTTAATAGCGGTAggtttgaatataatattttttgtcgtaATACTTACTTTAAGCCAGTTTGTGAAAGTCTTTTGCTTGCCGAAGTCCCCATGAATTGGATAAACCAAACTTATGATTTTGAGatacaaaaattaattcatttttgtatttattttacggcagcaatatatttttcaaggaactGTCTAGCCATATAAACTGCCAGCTtgtcttaaaaatatgtattagttcTACAAAGAAGGTAATCTATTAAAAGAAGAACCTTCTTCCATTAAAAAGATCTAGgtgttaaatattaaattagtatAATTATTAAGTGATCATCACCTGCCTGGATTGTTTCCAAATATCTGGTCGGCTGAGTCTAATTGattgcagctgaataccaatCTAAGACTACTGAATTTTGAGCCTTCGTCGATAAACGTTATAAATCTAAGGACACATACATGGAGATAAAAGTATGTGTCTGTATAGGGCcaaactgtttttttatccAAGATCTTTTTTAAGTTTGACCGTGTAGCTGGAACTCGACATGCATTATGGAACAGTAACAGGATCCTGAATACGATCGGTGTGCGTTATCGACCAGTATTAATTTACAACTGTTTATCTTTTTGAATCGCTTGCGTTTGCGCCACTTCGTCTTTGACTCTCAGATTACTCGGACTATAAAATCAAGTAGGTTTTGTTGCCCTTATTGTTAAAATATGAGTTTAATTTGTCGCCAAAATTCATGTCTAACATTTATTAAGATTGTGTGTAGTCCTGGAAAACGATTTCTCAGGTAATTTGGCCGTTGTTGTCTTGTTTAAGTTGACGATTTGAATAAGCGTAGATAAGACAATGTCTACATTTCTTAGGGGCACGAAATTTAAAACACAATGAGTAAGTAAGTAGCCCTTTTATGTTGTATTCTGTTACAGTAGCAACATGTTGGGAAAAGCTAAACCGATACTTTACGGAGATGTGGCGTCGCCGCCAGTGCGATTCGCCATGATGACAGCGTCTATATTGAACATCGATTATGACTTCCACAACATTGATCTATTTAAGGCGGAGAACAACACGGATTCTTACAAGAAGGTAATGAGTGAATTATATGgcatgttaaaaaataataagccgTCTACTGTAACATGTATTGGTTACAGATAAATCCCCTGAAGAAAGTACCAGCATTGTCCGTAAATGGAGAGTTCATTCGCGACAGTCACGCTATAGCGCTGTATTTCTGCAGAAACAGTGGCAATCAAGAGTTGTACCCCGAAGACAGTATTCTAAGAGCAAAAATAGACGAATGGCTGTATTTTGATGCGGGAGTTATGTTTCCAATCGATAGCGCTATATTTGTAAGTTCTTCTACGATCAACACCTTATGGATGCGTCGTACGCTTTGTACGCGCCGCTAACTGAtttcaagcattttttttacttgGTTTCGTATTATAGATGTTATAAATGGGGAACCGTTTTTCTAACTACCCTTtcaaatttcatttcaaaagaaACGATTCGTGTAGCTTATGATGGGTTGATATTGATAGGGCTATCTTCAAAAGAAGAACATAGGAGTTTCAgcagtaacaatattttttctaaataccATAATTTTCTATCACTAATTGAACTAAATTGAATTATCTTTCAGACAGAATATTTTGCTGGTAAATGGCCAGCTGATGAGGCTAAGGTTAAGAATTGGTATTTGTCGTTGGATCATTTAGAACACACATTGGGTACACAGAAATGGCTTACAGGTGACAAGGcgagttttaatttaaaaagtctATTAGTGTGTCTACGAAATTAATTCAAGACATTTAACCTTTGTTTTTTTTGCAGATACGACTGTGTGATATCTGCTGTGCAGCTTCAGTAAGCTCTCTCGAGATATTGGTGCCACTTTCCGAACAACATAATAAAGTAAAAGAGTGGCTCGAGTCTTTAAAATCCCTCCCTTGTTTTGAAATAAACACTCGGGGCTTACAACGGTTACAAGGATTTGTCAGAAAGGTTGTGTCTTAGCGTTCGGTTAAGATTTGATTAATTGGTTGATGTGCATTGTATTAAACAATTGATAAAGtaaattgctttttttttaaggaacgaataaaaatcgattttaattaaattccatAAACAATTTACGTCTCacaagaaactaaaaaaaattgcctTCGCATCGCATATGTCAAAGATTCCTTAGTCTATGGCCGCTTATTGATTGGTCGACGAGGAGATGTAAAAAATGGCTGCCTTGCCTTCTCCTACTCAGGTAGAATTATTTGAGATTTAAATAGTTGTTACGGATAAAGTCATATAAATTTGCGGCTTAAACTAAAGTTCGTTAATGTATCTATAGTTTGGTGCAGTGCGTCTTTGATATCGAGCGtgaaaacattgaaatatttgacGTCAAAGTTTAGTGTACCGTGAACGGATTACGCTGCTCAGAATTTTTTAGGATTTCAATAGTTTAGCCGCGTATTTAACCGAATAGTTGGTTTTAAATCTCAGTGCTGAGTTTGTTATTGGTGTTTCATGTCATATAATCACACATAACGTGTTGGAATACACGTAATCGTATTAGTTTCACTAAGAACGTTGGAAATGTCGTGAACAGTATTGAAATGTCACACCCATAGCCGTTCAAAATATGTTCGTAAAGTAATATTTGTAGTGAGTTATATCTACTGAAAATGGGGCTTGAACGGTTGCAGGTGGCAGGGACCCACAGCGCTATATACGAAGCATACTATCACCAGGTAAGCACTTAACACAACTTGTAGTacttgttaatttaaataattaactcAATAATTACTATGTTTTCGATATATTTACGATACATTTCAAATTTCCACACATATCTGGCTTCATTTGCGtattattttcaattgaaaCTAGCATGTGAAGTGAAGTTCTAGGCCAATGTCTAATGGgacaaataaaaagtaagtaatgGAAAGTAAGTCTTATTGTCTGTTGAGTAGAGACTAGTGTACTGTTTCAGCTGAGTTTAATTGCAATCAATAATTGATTGTGTTCCTATAACAGAGAGCTAACAAATTCAAAGGATCATATTACTCAATAAATGGGAGAGAAATACTGTCATAGAGAGTAAGGTGTGTTTTCTGTATGTTAGTCAGCTTTACCCATTCATCTGAACTATACTGAGTTTATCTAGTACTCTATCATACTTAGAAAGACTAATAGGTTATTTCCTatactatttacataaattatacacTTAATTTAGAAACTGATAAATACACAGTTTAATTCTATTCTCACTTAAATAACTAGTGTCTTTcaagaaattgtttgtttgattttaaTCATACATTGTTTTTGAGAATCAGAGAAAGCAAAAATGCACCTCTTAGGtcagataaaaatattgtatttattccCAATGTTCTAAAACAGtcatatttgaattttataGATAGGTCTGCTTaatttacctactttaaaaaataaaaataaaaataatgttcttaCACACCTACACTCTATGTACAGCTAAGCTATTTCCTCATAATTttgtatcaataaaatattcatacttTAATCTTATaaagctccttgtaaaacactgctactcggctgtatccggttagactgaaaagccgaccccaacatagtatggataaggcttgggagatgatgaatcTTATACAACATGATGGATCACTTAAGTGTCACCCTATATAGTAATAATAGTCAGTTAAAGCTTGTTCCAGTATACACAGTGTTCTGGCGTCCTGCCACAGAGTTGTGCAacattattaaacttttatgcCGAATATGGTTGTAATTTTCTTGAACAAGCCAAGGTATAGGCAGTTTTTAGAAAAGTCtgtaaaacagcacttttttttaagtagtttCAGGGCAAGATAGGTGTAATCTCTTGGAGTATGTAAGacaaatatattgttttctgAAATATTGTTTTGGGATACCCGTGGCTACGTCGGACTTTCGTGACCAAACCACTGAATCTtaagcctgagaaaggatatagaATAGTTTGTACCTGGATGCAATCTCATAAAAGTCTAGTTTATACAGTATCATGTTAAAGTTATTTTCCTGTTGTAGTTAATTTAGCTAGAATATTTTGTAAGCTGCATGTACAATATTGCAGGTTGATCCCAATGGCGCGGGCACAATCCAGGCCCTGGACGCTGCGCGCTTCCTCAAGAAGTCCCGCCTCAGTGATGTGGTGCTCAGCAAGATATGGGACCTCTCCGACCCCACCGGCAAGGGATACCTGGATAAAGTAAGTTATAGTTGTCCCATTGAAGTTTACACTATGGAAGGTAGGCTTGGAAGCATTGGAATGATGATACAATAAggctaatttattaattttgtgacaTAATACAATAGGGAGTACTTTAATGGACATGGATACTATTTCAAGTAGTTAAAAAATTAAGCTATTTAAAAATCCAATAGGTGATACAATACAATATTCCTCATTTGAATGAAATAACACCTATAAACTTTGTACTGAAAGAGTAAACTATTTTCAATATTGGGGTATAACATCAGTGACAACTTGAATTTATCTCAGAATCGAGACAAAGACATTTAAATGTTTGCTCTGAATGATATGGAACTAACACAAGATGTGGCAATCATACAGATATGTTATCAGTAGTTACAATAAGATGCCTAACTgacaaaaatcttatttggaAGTTAACATTATTTAGCATAGTAAGGGTACCTAATTCTTATAGGACCTTGAATTTTCTTGCTCTGCATTATCCTATCCGTAATTGCACCCCAATAAAGTTACGACAAAGAAGGCCTATAATTTCGATATCGCATTCCAACTTCATCTCGATAATAAAAATCGATAATCGGATTATCGTGCTCCTTACGATCTTACGATATGCTTACTCATTACGACGTGACTTCGTATCTGGGGTCTAATATCCAGACACTACGCTACCCGATCGATgcttgaaaatttaaaatcaaaacatgATTGCGTGCAACTTCGAATTCATGAAACTGTTTGGTTAACTAACTTTACAGGACTTGAATCTTCGAAGTTTGTAGTcgcttaagggtgcgtccacatctggcgaatgcgccgcgaatgcgcagcacgcgagccgatcgcgagctgttcgcgagctgcgcgcgtgcatttttgttcgtgcgccgcttctgcgccgcccgcgcgcagctcgcgcgcgacctaagcgccgcacgcgagcggcgcgcaggcggcgcgcgacgtctgccatcttcgatagtactgagccaatatacggaactgtaagggcgagaactgattgcgcgcagatcgcgcgccgctcgcgcgctctatacgagccttgcgtgagttgcgctaaagaggcgcaccgaactattgcagtgactgcacgcgcgcagctcgcggacagctcgcgatcggctcgcgtgctgcgcattcgcggcgcattcgccagatgtggacgcaccctaatactTCCAGCTTTGGCGTACTTTGCAAGAAAAATTAATGAAACACAAGTTTTACGGTGTCGGTCTATAGACGCGATCTTATTTACGAACATGCAAAGTGAATAATATCGAGTTATTTACTGCAAATTGACGAGCTGTTCAGAGTTTAAACGAGATGTGGCGTCATATTAAATGGGTGTTAAGTTTATAGGCAATAGGATTGTCTCACAGCGTTTCAGTCGTCTTGGCGCAGTCTGGGTTACGCAATTGTCTAGACGAGAGACTCGAGAAAAGACGTGTTACATGAAAACATGACccgatatttaattaatatcaaattaGATAGATTTAAACTGGTTTTAACTAGTGTAGCATAACTGTCGCTAATGTAACAGTATTTCCTTGTACAAATAGCTGATAAATACATAATCTTCTCAGTTAATTGGATTTGCTGAATTTGGTTGCGATTTTTTACCGCAAAGCATTAAACCTGACTTTTCTCCCACGGGTTTGTA encodes:
- the LOC124638253 gene encoding actin cytoskeleton-regulatory complex protein PAN1, translating into MAGFQASDTMPKFGHVTDLREQWIVRADGALAHRLQDREISSHLCENRYRNQQIREDFPIALNEQRDIEHEVHLRELMRLRQAEIDAEIAREMAEINLRRQRRQRSTDMLQQPSSSRAAPPAPPPVATIANDLNPEELGLSPTELEEMRRRLEQEEKDARLARELSHEDNNQDALLADMRCAVEAQDGELARLLQEREYKKLQRAKEKARQKALLKKQQRMSAQQQAPLDIEATATPQATLCDAYSNPRDMIRENRLRLCKSVDSDLHYVEPFEKESIQSKASALESLNMSNQYYAQQTEAGTSGSNVSHAHSRSFDDKRVPSNNSSLQHRQPPPPPTTSKKPRFPDPVSIRPASHYPAEPMVPDSVPPPKMSHSYSENNNLYSSTFPPDVSPPHMGPDRHDASKRLSVISDITAEGLAKKKSKQADKKRRGCKIQ
- the LOC124638255 gene encoding glutathione S-transferase 1-like, encoding MGTSASKRLSQTGLKHCTLWKADRSPACRAVMMALDSMNLSITEVDINIDKGEHRTPEMLVLNPLQTLPVFKDRELVLSDSHAICTYLAGRYCDSGRLLPKDPGGRSLVDQHMHYNSGTLYPRFRAAAYPILYENCNFVMPQQIADIECAYSDLESMLLGRTWFGGSWPTLSDIVFASTISTLNILVPIDKNRYPRLSSWLFRVSEELFFVTANRKGLSEFSRRIGELSQVQQS
- the LOC124638254 gene encoding glutathione S-transferase 1-like isoform X1, with product MSLICRQNSCLTFIKIVCSPGKRFLSSNMLGKAKPILYGDVASPPVRFAMMTASILNIDYDFHNIDLFKAENNTDSYKKINPLKKVPALSVNGEFIRDSHAIALYFCRNSGNQELYPEDSILRAKIDEWLYFDAGVMFPIDSAIFTEYFAGKWPADEAKVKNWYLSLDHLEHTLGTQKWLTGDKIRLCDICCAASVSSLEILVPLSEQHNKVKEWLESLKSLPCFEINTRGLQRLQGFVRKVVS
- the LOC124638254 gene encoding glutathione S-transferase 1-like isoform X2 yields the protein MGTFMAYSSNMLGKAKPILYGDVASPPVRFAMMTASILNIDYDFHNIDLFKAENNTDSYKKINPLKKVPALSVNGEFIRDSHAIALYFCRNSGNQELYPEDSILRAKIDEWLYFDAGVMFPIDSAIFTEYFAGKWPADEAKVKNWYLSLDHLEHTLGTQKWLTGDKIRLCDICCAASVSSLEILVPLSEQHNKVKEWLESLKSLPCFEINTRGLQRLQGFVRKVVS
- the LOC124638254 gene encoding glutathione S-transferase 1-like isoform X3 yields the protein MLGKAKPILYGDVASPPVRFAMMTASILNIDYDFHNIDLFKAENNTDSYKKINPLKKVPALSVNGEFIRDSHAIALYFCRNSGNQELYPEDSILRAKIDEWLYFDAGVMFPIDSAIFTEYFAGKWPADEAKVKNWYLSLDHLEHTLGTQKWLTGDKIRLCDICCAASVSSLEILVPLSEQHNKVKEWLESLKSLPCFEINTRGLQRLQGFVRKVVS